One region of Myxococcus fulvus genomic DNA includes:
- a CDS encoding tetratricopeptide repeat protein, with translation MGADLYRDGVARLEAGDGREATRLLEAALREAPGDVKVMHALSRALDAAGERERSVQLLELVHAKAPSEPEPACELAMALLERTEDTRAAEVLAPVLAAQPDHPGANLCMAMALAKTDPERAKAHLKPASRSADADQRAQAAALERVLSGQSPG, from the coding sequence GTGGGCGCGGACCTGTATCGAGACGGAGTGGCTCGGTTGGAGGCAGGGGATGGGCGGGAGGCGACGCGCCTGTTGGAGGCCGCGCTTCGCGAGGCCCCCGGGGACGTGAAGGTGATGCACGCGTTGTCGCGGGCCCTGGACGCCGCGGGTGAACGGGAGCGCTCCGTGCAGCTCCTGGAGTTGGTCCACGCGAAGGCGCCCTCGGAGCCTGAGCCCGCGTGCGAGCTGGCGATGGCCCTGCTGGAGCGCACCGAGGACACGCGCGCGGCGGAGGTCCTGGCGCCGGTGCTCGCGGCACAGCCCGACCACCCCGGAGCGAACCTCTGCATGGCCATGGCGCTGGCCAAGACGGACCCGGAGCGGGCGAAGGCTCACCTGAAGCCCGCGAGCCGGAGCGCGGACGCGGACCAGCGGGCTCAAGCGGCGGCGCTGGAGCGCGTGTTGTCGGGACAGTCCCCCGGCTGA